One Paenibacillus crassostreae DNA segment encodes these proteins:
- a CDS encoding glycosyltransferase family 4 protein: MHILIVAPEQIPVPGSGSVEICILAIARQLARNHRVTIISKRSPTLPNQSLNGNMVIIRVPSGSTKTYISSVLHYMNGRKYDVIQVDNRPHYMARIKQAFPRTPVTLFLHSLTFVPKDRGIASCLKKADLIIANSSSLKEKLAKRFPDSSKKIKKVELGVDISRFRVASEMEKVTTRRKYLGSHPFTILFVGRVIPRKGVPILIEAASLIRRSIPVHIIIAGSGTSAYMKRLKLQAYRMGVPITFIGKKPHSTIHKIYRLADCFVCPSQKHEAFGLVNVEAMASGIPVIASRNGGIQEIVQHGHNGYLVDQYHHPQQFASYLLKLATDKSLRERLGANGRSDVLQHFTWSRTAAKLASLYRNLQV; this comes from the coding sequence GTGCATATCCTAATCGTAGCGCCGGAGCAGATCCCGGTTCCCGGTAGTGGTTCTGTAGAAATATGTATTCTTGCCATTGCTAGACAACTCGCTAGAAACCATCGAGTCACCATTATTAGTAAGCGTTCGCCCACTTTACCGAACCAGAGTCTGAATGGGAATATGGTGATCATCCGCGTTCCATCTGGGAGCACGAAGACATATATCTCTTCCGTGCTTCATTATATGAATGGGCGGAAATACGACGTAATCCAAGTCGATAACCGTCCTCACTATATGGCACGAATAAAGCAGGCATTCCCTCGCACCCCTGTCACCCTCTTCCTCCATTCCTTAACTTTTGTACCTAAAGATAGAGGTATTGCAAGCTGCTTAAAAAAGGCCGATCTGATTATCGCCAATAGTAGCTCTTTAAAGGAGAAGTTAGCGAAGCGTTTCCCTGACTCATCAAAGAAGATTAAGAAGGTGGAGCTAGGTGTGGATATATCCCGTTTCCGAGTAGCTTCTGAAATGGAGAAGGTTACCACTAGAAGAAAATATCTAGGGAGTCATCCATTTACCATCCTATTTGTCGGAAGAGTCATTCCAAGGAAAGGGGTTCCCATACTCATCGAAGCAGCCTCCCTTATACGTAGAAGTATCCCCGTCCATATCATTATTGCTGGAAGTGGTACTTCAGCCTATATGAAACGTCTTAAGCTACAGGCTTATAGAATGGGTGTACCCATTACTTTTATAGGAAAAAAACCACATAGCACCATTCATAAGATATACCGGTTAGCCGATTGTTTCGTCTGTCCATCACAGAAGCATGAAGCTTTTGGCCTAGTGAACGTTGAAGCCATGGCTTCTGGAATTCCTGTCATAGCCTCAAGAAATGGCGGTATTCAAGAAATCGTACAACACGGTCATAATGGCTACCTGGTTGATCAATACCACCATCCACAGCAATTTGCTAGTTATTTATTGAAGCTAGCCACAGACAAATCCCTCAGAGAACGGTTGGGTGCGAACGGTCGTAGCGATGTCCTACAACATTTTACATGGAGCCGAACGGCAGCAAAGTTAGCTTCTCTATACAGAAATCTGCAAGTATAA
- a CDS encoding ABC transporter ATP-binding protein — MIEVKNVSKLYDGSPVVDQVSVQIPKGSITSFIGPNGAGKSTLLSMISRLITKDQGDVLIDGQDISKIKSNDLAKKISILKQSNHINIRLTIKELVSFGRFPYSQGKLTKEDWEFVNEAIRYMELEDIQDKYLDQLSGGQSQRAYIAMVIAQNTDYILLDEPLNNLDMKHSVQIMKVLRRMVNELGKTVIIVIHDINFASVYSDYIVALKDGKIVREGSTHNIIDAQVLLDVYGMDIHIEEINDNKICVYFA, encoded by the coding sequence GTGATAGAGGTAAAGAATGTTTCTAAACTATATGATGGTAGCCCTGTCGTAGACCAAGTATCCGTTCAGATTCCCAAAGGGTCCATAACCTCCTTTATCGGACCCAACGGAGCAGGAAAAAGTACTCTGCTCTCGATGATCAGTCGCTTGATTACGAAGGATCAAGGGGATGTCCTAATTGATGGACAGGATATCAGCAAGATTAAGAGTAATGATCTAGCTAAGAAAATATCCATTCTGAAGCAATCTAATCATATTAATATTCGGTTGACGATTAAGGAATTGGTGAGCTTCGGTAGGTTTCCTTATTCGCAAGGGAAGCTCACGAAAGAAGATTGGGAATTCGTGAATGAAGCTATTCGCTACATGGAACTCGAAGATATTCAGGATAAGTACCTGGATCAACTCAGCGGTGGCCAGAGTCAAAGGGCATATATAGCAATGGTTATTGCACAGAACACCGATTATATTTTACTCGATGAACCTCTTAATAATCTGGATATGAAGCATTCCGTGCAGATTATGAAAGTGCTAAGAAGAATGGTGAATGAGTTAGGCAAAACAGTCATTATCGTCATCCACGATATCAATTTCGCCTCTGTATATTCAGATTATATCGTAGCTTTGAAGGATGGGAAGATTGTCAGAGAAGGCTCAACACACAACATTATTGATGCTCAAGTACTCTTGGATGTATATGGAATGGATATACATATTGAAGAAATCAATGATAACAAAATTTGTGTATATTTTGCCTAA
- a CDS encoding YheC/YheD family protein, with translation MGTITSKWIKTNALLGNQAISRFIPLTLRLTKKNLSDMLAAYGMVYIKPEHGTHGNGVIRAELIKERNASFQYQLDVNKKTFRNYDSFYQSLRKLTKKKSYLVQRGIHLLKYNKRRFDIRVMVQLSPKGTWETTGIIGRVAHPEKIVTNYHSGGKLVPIEKLLAPYHSARTQKAQIEQMSQLGVMIAKKLRQKQKSIHQIGVDVGLDQSMKPWIIEVNTSPDPYIFKQLADLSIYRKIMRYRRLRG, from the coding sequence ATGGGTACAATAACTAGCAAGTGGATTAAGACGAATGCGTTATTAGGGAACCAAGCGATTAGTAGGTTCATTCCGTTGACGCTTAGATTAACTAAAAAAAATCTATCAGATATGTTAGCAGCCTACGGTATGGTCTATATTAAGCCGGAACACGGGACTCATGGAAATGGGGTTATTCGTGCTGAGCTGATTAAGGAACGAAACGCTTCATTCCAATACCAGCTTGACGTGAACAAGAAGACATTTCGGAATTACGACTCATTTTATCAATCCTTACGGAAATTGACGAAGAAGAAGAGTTATTTGGTCCAGAGGGGCATTCATTTACTGAAATATAATAAACGTAGATTCGATATACGTGTAATGGTTCAATTAAGTCCGAAGGGAACATGGGAGACAACAGGTATTATAGGAAGAGTAGCACATCCAGAGAAAATAGTTACGAATTATCATAGTGGTGGTAAACTCGTACCCATTGAAAAGTTGTTAGCACCTTATCATTCAGCGCGAACACAGAAGGCCCAAATTGAACAAATGAGTCAACTTGGTGTGATGATCGCGAAGAAGTTACGGCAGAAGCAGAAGAGTATCCATCAGATTGGTGTTGATGTAGGATTAGATCAATCTATGAAGCCATGGATCATTGAGGTGAATACCAGTCCGGACCCTTATATTTTTAAGCAATTGGCAGATCTATCGATCTATCGCAAAATCATGAGATATAGACGTCTGAGAGGATAG
- a CDS encoding glycoside hydrolase family 9 protein: MAKEVVRSITVNQIGYLTNHKKIALFKGRGGTFRVVNDLTKEVVFQGEAATSIKDEASGVNVYSGDFTHIGMPGQYHIEQEGREPSGSFIISDTSYHQLHKGLLKAFYYFRCGVELEESFAGPWKHKACHVSKGKVYAQPNCLLDSSGGWHDAGDYGKYTGPGAKAVADLLLAYELYPDAFSEPVPLPESDRVMPDVLHECRVELEWLFKMQDASTGGAFHKLTTPHFPALDVMPEEDVAELYFSPISSAATGCFAGVMAMAARIYMPFNKGFAESCLQASLTAWKWLEQNPDVIGFKNPSEISTGEYGDEQDLDERYWAAAELFRTTGDESYQRVFITLSQQPFSKTNLGWADMGGYGTIAYFLHGEQQGVESVYNALKGEWLQEADRLVEQCSQDGYSISLRTEDYIWGSNMLVMNNAMLLLIAYHVQKDAKYESCALDHLHYLMGRNVLDISYVTGFGDRSVMNPHHRPSVGDHVILPVPGMVVGGPDRGLHDDYVREHLQGLPAAQCFADHEDSYSTNEVTIYWNSPAVFVVSHFNG, translated from the coding sequence ATGGCTAAGGAAGTAGTCCGTAGTATCACCGTTAATCAGATTGGATATTTGACGAACCATAAGAAGATAGCATTATTCAAAGGAAGAGGAGGAACTTTTCGCGTTGTTAATGATCTAACAAAGGAAGTGGTCTTTCAAGGAGAAGCAGCAACCTCTATCAAAGATGAGGCCAGTGGTGTTAACGTCTACTCAGGAGATTTCACACATATAGGAATGCCGGGTCAATATCATATCGAACAAGAGGGTAGAGAACCATCAGGGTCATTCATTATATCGGATACGTCATATCATCAACTTCATAAAGGACTATTGAAAGCGTTCTATTATTTTCGATGTGGTGTGGAGTTAGAAGAATCATTCGCAGGGCCTTGGAAGCATAAGGCTTGTCACGTATCGAAAGGGAAAGTATATGCTCAACCGAATTGCTTATTAGATAGTAGTGGGGGTTGGCATGATGCTGGTGATTACGGTAAATATACAGGACCAGGAGCAAAAGCAGTAGCTGATTTACTATTAGCTTATGAACTGTATCCCGATGCTTTTAGTGAGCCGGTACCCCTACCAGAAAGTGATCGTGTCATGCCAGATGTATTACATGAGTGTCGTGTTGAATTGGAATGGTTATTTAAAATGCAAGATGCTTCAACAGGTGGTGCATTTCATAAATTGACAACACCGCATTTTCCGGCATTAGATGTTATGCCCGAGGAAGATGTAGCAGAGTTATACTTCTCACCGATTTCAAGTGCTGCAACAGGTTGCTTTGCTGGAGTGATGGCCATGGCTGCGCGTATTTATATGCCATTTAACAAAGGTTTTGCCGAGTCTTGTTTACAGGCATCATTAACCGCTTGGAAATGGCTGGAACAGAATCCAGATGTAATTGGATTTAAGAACCCTTCAGAAATTTCAACTGGTGAATATGGTGATGAGCAGGATCTCGACGAACGCTATTGGGCGGCAGCAGAATTATTCCGCACTACGGGTGACGAGTCTTATCAGCGTGTATTTATTACCCTGTCTCAGCAGCCTTTTTCTAAGACGAATCTGGGTTGGGCTGATATGGGTGGCTATGGTACAATTGCATACTTCTTACATGGTGAGCAACAAGGGGTGGAGAGTGTATATAACGCGTTGAAAGGAGAATGGCTACAGGAGGCAGATCGTCTTGTTGAACAGTGTAGTCAGGATGGATATTCCATCTCACTTCGTACGGAGGATTATATATGGGGAAGTAATATGCTAGTTATGAATAATGCGATGCTTCTACTTATTGCATATCATGTACAGAAGGATGCTAAGTACGAGTCATGTGCGTTAGATCATCTTCATTATCTCATGGGGCGAAATGTGTTAGATATTAGCTATGTTACAGGATTCGGAGATCGTTCTGTAATGAATCCACATCATCGTCCATCTGTTGGTGATCATGTGATTCTGCCTGTTCCTGGTATGGTTGTAGGTGGACCGGATCGTGGACTGCATGATGACTATGTTAGAGAACATTTGCAGGGCTTGCCCGCTGCACAATGTTTCGCAGATCATGAGGATAGTTATTCAACGAATGAAGTAACGATATATTGGAATTCTCCAGCAGTATTCGTAGTGTCACATTTTAATGGATAG
- a CDS encoding iron chelate uptake ABC transporter family permease subunit translates to MKAKLSILLLIVVALITLFLLYETGGHWDYVIPRRAKKILAMILTGSAIAFATIIFQTITNNRILTPSILGLDSLYMLFQTFIIFVFGSTTLTSTDRNINFIISVVLMIGFSGVFYKLLFRKEGQSNIYFLLLIGMVLGTFFGSISTFMEVLIDPNEFLMLQDKMFASFNNVNTDLLIISIVAIIGVTFYFMKFTKYLDVISLGRDHAINLGVNYDYVVKRLLVVVAILMSIATALVGPITFLGLLVVNVAHQFLKTYKHKYLIFGSILISIIALIGGQFIVEKVFTFSTTLSVIINFVGGVYFIYLLLKENKS, encoded by the coding sequence ATGAAGGCAAAACTTAGTATTTTATTACTTATTGTTGTGGCACTTATTACCTTATTCCTCTTGTATGAAACAGGTGGTCACTGGGATTACGTCATTCCACGTAGAGCCAAGAAAATTCTAGCTATGATTCTCACGGGAAGTGCTATTGCCTTTGCAACCATTATATTTCAGACCATTACGAACAATCGGATTTTAACACCTAGTATTCTAGGCTTAGATTCACTCTATATGCTATTTCAGACCTTTATTATCTTCGTATTTGGATCAACTACACTGACATCGACAGACCGGAATATTAATTTCATCATTTCAGTAGTACTAATGATTGGCTTCTCAGGTGTTTTCTACAAGTTACTTTTTCGCAAAGAAGGACAGAGCAATATTTACTTTCTCCTGTTGATTGGTATGGTACTAGGAACATTCTTTGGTAGTATATCAACATTTATGGAAGTGCTCATTGATCCGAATGAATTCCTAATGCTACAAGATAAAATGTTTGCTAGCTTCAACAATGTGAATACTGACTTACTGATCATATCGATTGTTGCGATTATAGGAGTGACCTTCTATTTCATGAAATTCACGAAATACCTAGATGTGATTTCTTTAGGAAGAGATCATGCGATTAATTTAGGAGTGAATTATGATTACGTCGTTAAGAGATTATTAGTTGTTGTTGCGATTCTGATGTCTATTGCTACAGCGTTAGTAGGACCCATTACCTTCTTAGGGCTCCTAGTTGTAAATGTAGCTCATCAATTTCTGAAGACATATAAGCATAAGTATTTGATCTTTGGTTCAATTCTTATCAGTATTATTGCGTTAATTGGAGGACAGTTTATTGTCGAGAAGGTATTTACTTTCTCCACCACACTCAGTGTCATTATCAATTTTGTTGGAGGAGTATATTTCATATATCTTCTGTTAAAGGAGAATAAATCGTGA
- a CDS encoding siderophore ABC transporter substrate-binding protein, translated as MKKSVLVIMMTVMLAIVVAACGSNNNKEANTATNQTETATNTTNAAAPEVAAESKEITIKHQLGETVVTTNPEKVVVFDFGILDSLDKLAVEVTGVPQANIPPYLSKYEDTKYTNVGSLKEPDFEAINALSPDLIIISGRQQDAYEELNKIAPTIFLGVDNTRLVDSFKENMNTLGQVFNKQAEIDEELVNVDAAIKEIQDKATASGKNSLIVLANEGKLSAYGPGSRFGIIHDVLGFTPVDENIESSTHGQTITSEFIAEKNPDYLFVVDRGSVVVEGAESASAKDTVENELVQNTKAFKEGHIVYLDPNYWYLSGGGLVSMVEMINSIGAAIQ; from the coding sequence TTGAAGAAGAGTGTGCTAGTAATCATGATGACTGTCATGCTGGCTATAGTGGTAGCCGCATGTGGTTCTAATAATAACAAAGAAGCTAACACTGCAACGAATCAGACGGAAACAGCAACAAATACAACGAATGCAGCAGCACCAGAAGTGGCAGCAGAGAGTAAAGAAATCACTATCAAGCATCAATTGGGCGAAACTGTCGTTACAACAAACCCAGAGAAGGTTGTTGTCTTTGACTTTGGTATTCTAGATTCACTTGATAAGTTAGCTGTTGAAGTTACAGGTGTACCACAAGCGAATATTCCTCCATACCTTTCTAAATATGAAGATACTAAATATACCAACGTGGGAAGTTTGAAAGAGCCAGATTTCGAAGCAATCAATGCACTTAGCCCTGATCTAATCATTATTTCTGGAAGACAGCAGGATGCTTATGAAGAGTTGAATAAAATTGCTCCAACAATTTTCTTAGGCGTAGACAACACAAGATTAGTAGACTCTTTCAAAGAGAATATGAATACATTAGGTCAAGTGTTTAATAAACAAGCAGAAATTGATGAAGAATTAGTAAATGTTGATGCTGCAATCAAAGAGATTCAAGATAAAGCAACAGCAAGTGGCAAGAATTCATTGATTGTGCTTGCCAATGAAGGCAAACTTAGTGCTTATGGGCCTGGTTCAAGATTTGGTATTATTCATGATGTACTAGGATTTACACCAGTGGATGAGAATATCGAGTCATCGACTCACGGACAGACGATAACTTCCGAGTTTATTGCAGAGAAGAATCCGGATTACCTATTCGTAGTAGATAGAGGTAGTGTCGTTGTAGAAGGTGCGGAATCAGCTTCTGCAAAAGATACTGTGGAGAATGAATTGGTACAGAATACCAAGGCATTTAAAGAAGGACATATCGTCTATCTAGATCCGAATTACTGGTATCTATCCGGTGGTGGTCTAGTATCTATGGTTGAAATGATCAATTCGATCGGTGCAGCTATTCAATAA